Below is a genomic region from Pseudomonas svalbardensis.
CGCGCCGACAAAGGTCGACAGGCCCACGCCGAAGATCGTCAGCGCCAACCCGGTGGCCACCTGATTGGCGTTGAACACCAGCGCCACCAGCGCAAACAGGGACGACAACAGCATCCCGGCAAGCATCGCCAGCAACACGCCGAGCCACAGGTTGCCGCTGCTCAACGCGACGATAAAACCGATCACGGCACCAAACAGCATCATGCCTTCCTGACCCAGGTTGAGGACGCCGCTCTTCTCGCAGATCAATTCACCCAAAGCCACCAACAGCAACGGTGTGCCGCAGCGGACCATGGCGTAGAAAATATTGCTCAGCAGATCGATATCCATCACAGCGCTCCTGCTTGTACGACGGTGGCTTGTGCACGACGGGACCAGCGCAGGTTCAAGCGTGGTCGGTAGAGAATCAGCACGTCACTGGCCAGCAGGAAAAACAACATCATTCCCTGGAACAATTGGGTGATTGCCTGGGGCAGATTCATGCTCATCTGCGCGCTCTCGCCGCCGATGTACAGCAGCGCCATCAGCAGACTGGAAAACAGAATGCCGATGGGATTGAGTCGCCCGAGAAACGCCACGGTGATCGCGGCATAGCCATAACCGGGCGAGACTTGCGGCACCAGTTGGCCGATCGGCCCGGTGACTTCACACACGCCGGCCAGCCCCGCCAATCCTCCGCTGATCAATAGCGCCAGCCAGATCAGCCGCTTCTCGCGAAAGCCGACGAACCCCGCTGCGCGCTTATCCAGCCCGAGGACTTTGATCTGGAACCCGATAAAGCTTTTCTGCAGCAACACCCACACCGCCACCAACGCGAGCAAGGCGAAATACACCCCGGCGTGAACCCGACCGTCCTCGATCAACAACGGCAAACGGCTGGCATCACCGAACATCGCCGACTCGGGAAAGTTGAACCCGGCCGGATCCTTCAGCGGCCCATGCACGCAGAACAACAACAGGTTCAGGGCGATGTAATTGAGCATGATGCTGGTGAGGATTTCATTGGCATTGAAACGCGTGCGCAACCACGCCGTCAGCCCGGCCCATGCCGCGCCGGCCAGGGAGCCGACGAGCAGGATCAACACCAGTGCCCAGCGACTCTGCATGCCGATAATGTTCACAGCGAGCGCACTGCCGGCCAGCGCACCAAGCAGCAACTGACCTTCGGCGCCGATGTTCCAGATCCGCGCTTGATACGCCACCGCCAGCCCCAACGCGCAGAGCAGAATCGGCAGCGCTTTGACCAGCAGTTCGGAGACGCCATACAGGTCGCTGACCGGGGCGATCAGCAAGGTGTGCAAAGTCAGCAATGGGTCATGCCCCAGCGCAATAAACAGCAGCGAGCCACAGCCCAACGTCAGGACAGCCGCCAGCAACGGTGAGCACCACAGCATCAGGCGCGATTGCTGGCCACGGGGTTCGAGAGAAAGCAGCATGTGAAGCTCCGTTAAAGCGTTGCGAGTGCGGGTGATTGAGGCGCGTCGAACTGGCCGGCCATCCAGCCGCCGACATCGATCAGACGCGTGTCGACCGTGGGCTTGAGCGGTGACAATCGACCACCGCACAAGGCGCCGAGGCGGTCGCTGATCTGGAACAGTTCGTCGAGGTCTTCGGAGATCACCAGGATCGCCGCGCCGGCGTCGCGCAAGGCAATCAGCGCCCGGTGAATGGTCGCGGCAGCGCCGACGTCCACGCCCCAGGTCGGGTGCGCGGCCACCAGCAGTTTCGGTTGCTGCAGGATTTCCCGGCCGAGGATGAATTTCTGCAAGTTGCCGCCGGACAGGCTGCGGGCCGGTGTCTGGGTATCGGGCGTCTTCACCCCGAATCGTCGGATGATCTCTTCGGCCAAGGCTTCGACCTTATTGCGTTGGATCAGCCCATTGCTGACCAATCCTTGTTGAAAAGCGGTGAGCAAGGCGTTGTCAGCCAGGTTCAACTCCGGCACCGCGCCATGGCCGAGGCGTTCGGCGGGAACGAAGGACAGGCCCAGTTTTCGCCGTGCATCCGGCCGCAAATGCGCCACCGGTTGCCCGGCGAAACTGATCGTTGCGCCGTCGTTGCGGCTGAGCGGTTCTTCGCCACTGAGCAGGGCCAGCAACTCATCCTGACCATTGCCCGCGACACCGGCGATGCCGACGATTTCACCGCTGCGCACTTGCAGGTCAATGTCATTCAGCGAGCAGCCGAACGGGTCCGGGTTGTGCCAGGACAATCCCGTCACGTTCAGGAATGCATTAGCGCCAGTGACTTTCGGATAATCCGTAATCAGCGCAGCGGCTTCGCCGACCATCAACTGCGCCAGTTGCCGATCCGAACACTCGGCCGGCACGCAATGCCCGGCCACCCGACCGCTGCGCAACACCGTAGCGCTATGACACAACGCGCGAACTTCA
It encodes:
- a CDS encoding ABC transporter ATP-binding protein, whose translation is MPNPVPIPDPTPRLQLRRISKRYPGCLANDAIDLSIAPGEIHALLGENGAGKSTLMKIIYGVTHADSGEMIWQGQRVTLRNPAQARGLGIGMVFQHFSLFETLSVAQNIALAMGAAAGTPKQLEPKIREVSRRYGMALEPERLVHSLSIGERQRVEIIRCLMQDIRLLILDEPTSVLTPQEADELFVTLRRLAAEGCSILFISHKLGEVRALCHSATVLRSGRVAGHCVPAECSDRQLAQLMVGEAAALITDYPKVTGANAFLNVTGLSWHNPDPFGCSLNDIDLQVRSGEIVGIAGVAGNGQDELLALLSGEEPLSRNDGATISFAGQPVAHLRPDARRKLGLSFVPAERLGHGAVPELNLADNALLTAFQQGLVSNGLIQRNKVEALAEEIIRRFGVKTPDTQTPARSLSGGNLQKFILGREILQQPKLLVAAHPTWGVDVGAAATIHRALIALRDAGAAILVISEDLDELFQISDRLGALCGGRLSPLKPTVDTRLIDVGGWMAGQFDAPQSPALATL
- a CDS encoding ABC transporter permease: MLLSLEPRGQQSRLMLWCSPLLAAVLTLGCGSLLFIALGHDPLLTLHTLLIAPVSDLYGVSELLVKALPILLCALGLAVAYQARIWNIGAEGQLLLGALAGSALAVNIIGMQSRWALVLILLVGSLAGAAWAGLTAWLRTRFNANEILTSIMLNYIALNLLLFCVHGPLKDPAGFNFPESAMFGDASRLPLLIEDGRVHAGVYFALLALVAVWVLLQKSFIGFQIKVLGLDKRAAGFVGFREKRLIWLALLISGGLAGLAGVCEVTGPIGQLVPQVSPGYGYAAITVAFLGRLNPIGILFSSLLMALLYIGGESAQMSMNLPQAITQLFQGMMLFFLLASDVLILYRPRLNLRWSRRAQATVVQAGAL